The segment GGTCGCCGGCCGCGTCGACCGAGCGTGCACGGCGTGGCGACCCGCAGGTGAAGACGCCGGGATCACCACGAACACCGCCAGCTGAACCAGCGAGAGACGCGCTGGAGCTCTCAGGCCTTGACGACCCCCACCGGGCGCAGGCGCGCCACACGACGGGCAAGGCCGGCGCGTTCACACGTGAGCACGACCTCGTCGACGTTCTTGTAGGAGAACGGCGCTTCCTCGGCCAATGCCCGTGGGGAGTGGGAACGAACCGAGATCCCGGCCGCTTCGAGCTCGGCGGCGAGCGCCGCGCCACGAACCTGCTTCCGCGCCGCGGTTCGGCTCATCCTCCGGCCCGCACCATGACAGGTCGAGTGGAACGCTCCACCGCCCGCGACACCTGCGAGCACATATGACGCCGTGCCCATCGAGCCGGGGATCAACACCGGTTGCCCGGTCTCTCTCAGGTCGGGCGGCAGGTCAGAATGCCCGGGCGGGAGCGCGCGGGTGGCTCCCCTGCGATGCACGCACAAGAGGCGACGCTCACCCGAGACCTCGTGCCATTCGAGCTTGGCGAGATTGTGCGACACGTCATAGAGGAGCTCGAGATCGGCACCTTGGACGGCGCGCTGGAACGCGCGCCTGGTCGCCTCGGTGAGGAGCTGGCGGTTCGCGCGCCCGTAGTTCGCGGCTGCTGCCATCGCACCGAGATACGCGCGCCCGTCGGGCGAACGGACAGGCGCGCAGGCGAGCTGCCGATCGGGGACGTCGATCCCGTAGGCGCCCATGCGCGGCAGCATCGCTCGTACTTGATCCGAGCAGATCTGGTGGCCGAGCCCCCGCGAACCCGAGTGGATCATCACACATACCAGTCCCGGTCGTAGACCGAATGCCTCGGCAAGCGCGGCGTCGAAGATCGCATCGACGGTTTGCACCTCCAGAAAGTGGTTCCCCGCGCCGAGGCTGCCGACCTGACCGAAGCCGCGCGCCAACGCCCGCTCGCCGACGTCATCGGGTGCCGCATCTGCGAGCGCGCCGCCGTCTTCGCATCGTTCGAGGTCACGAGCGACTCCATAGCCACGCATCACCGCGTACCGGGCGCCTTCGACGAGTAGCTCGCGGAGCTCGTCCTCACTCGCGAGATGCCACACCGCTCCCGGGCCCAACCCCCTGGGCACATGCTGGTCGAGCTCGTCCATGAGCCGGCCGAGATCGGGAGCGAGCTCATCGTGGTGCACACCCGAGACGAGCAGCCGCACACCGCACGAGATGTCGAAGCCGACACCGCCGGGAGACACCACACCCTCACGTTCGACGTCGGTTGCCGCGACTCCCCCGATCGGGAACCCGTACCCCCAGTGCACGTCCGGCATCGCGTAGGACGCCTCGACGATCCCGGGAAGGGTGGCGACGTTGACAACTTGCTCCAGCGACCGGTCGCCGGCGACGTCGGGCAGCAGGGCCCGTGACGCGAACACGATGCCCGGCACGCGCATCGCCCCGCGTCGCTCGATCCGCCACCGCTCGGGCGTCTCTTCGACCAGCTCGACGGTCACCACCTCATTGAATCGCGACCCGGGCGAACGACCAAGGGTCGAAGGACCATCCCTGCCCCGGCATTCGGGGACGCTGCCGGCTTCGGTGGATCAGACGTCCACGAGCACATGGCAACGCCACTGTCCATTCCGCCGCTCGAACAGCAAATCGGATCGTGACACGCCCTTGGGGAGCGCTCCGATCGCTTCCACGCGCTCCGACGGGATCGTCGCGAAGAACCCTCCCACACTTCCGTCCGCATGCTCGGCGAGATCCACACCCAGGGGAACCTTGCCGAGCGCTTCGATGACGTAGATCACCTCCTCGAGCAGCAAGACGAGCACATCCTCGTCGCTGACCGCGCGGAGCGACACCGGGATGCGGTCGGTCGGCTCGATGTCTTCGATGTCCGCGAACGACTCGACCAGCCCGAGCGCCGCTTCTTCGAGACAGGCGACCCGCGTCGTCCCCCACGCTTCCAGAATCACATCGGCGACATGTGGCACGAGGCGGTGCCCTGCGCCTCTGGCCGATTGATCGCTCATGTCGCTCATGGTTCCCCACGGTTCGCCGCGCCACCAGCCGTCGCGTCGATCCCGCCGCATCGCGCGAACGGGACCTTGGACCCTGTCACACGCGCTGCGCGCGGGTACACGATCGCGGAGATCGCCTTCAACCGAGAAGCTGGCTCGAGTAGTCGGCTCCGAGATCGCCAACCCGCACCTCTCCGCGTGAGGACCGAGGTGGAAAACGTGAAGATCGAGAACGAAGCAATTCGCACATTGCTGCGGCGCGCCCCTGTAGCCGTAGATCCCCAGATGACATTGCGTGCAGTGGCCCAAATCCTCGCCGAGGAGTCGATCGGCGCAGTCGTGGTCCGGCGCGAGCGTCCACTCGGGACGCCGCACAGCTACACGATCGGTGTGGTGTCGGAACGCGACATCAGTCATGCCGTCGCCCGTGGCATGGACCCCGACACGACTCGGGCCGCGGACGTGATGACGGCAGAACTCGCAGACGCGGAGCCGGACGAAACGATCCTGCGCGTGGCCACACGCATGATGGCCAACGAGGTCCGTCATCTCCCCGTCAACGAGGGCGAGGAACTGATCGGTGTGATCTCGGAGCGAGACGTGTTGCGCGCCCTGGTGCAAGCGTTACACGACCAGAGCAAAGTGTGAGCATGGTCGGCGCGCGCGATCCAATCGGAGGCTTGGTGCGCGGCACACCGGTCTCGATCGCGGAGAAACTGACGTTGCGAGCAGTGGCCGCGGTGCTCACCGAGGAAGACATCGGTGCTGCACTCGTCGAGCGGATTGACGGGTCGCTGGGGATCATCTCGGAGCGGGACGTCACGCGAGCTCTCGCAGACGACGCCGACCCGGACCTCGTGTGGTCGGCCGACATCATGACCGAGGACCTCGTGACCGCCCGCGCGAGCGAGCCGGTCATGGGAGTGGCACTGCGCCTCATCGACGAAGGGAT is part of the Acidimicrobiia bacterium genome and harbors:
- a CDS encoding RtcB family protein — its product is MTVELVEETPERWRIERRGAMRVPGIVFASRALLPDVAGDRSLEQVVNVATLPGIVEASYAMPDVHWGYGFPIGGVAATDVEREGVVSPGGVGFDISCGVRLLVSGVHHDELAPDLGRLMDELDQHVPRGLGPGAVWHLASEDELRELLVEGARYAVMRGYGVARDLERCEDGGALADAAPDDVGERALARGFGQVGSLGAGNHFLEVQTVDAIFDAALAEAFGLRPGLVCVMIHSGSRGLGHQICSDQVRAMLPRMGAYGIDVPDRQLACAPVRSPDGRAYLGAMAAAANYGRANRQLLTEATRRAFQRAVQGADLELLYDVSHNLAKLEWHEVSGERRLLCVHRRGATRALPPGHSDLPPDLRETGQPVLIPGSMGTASYVLAGVAGGGAFHSTCHGAGRRMSRTAARKQVRGAALAAELEAAGISVRSHSPRALAEEAPFSYKNVDEVVLTCERAGLARRVARLRPVGVVKA
- a CDS encoding archease yields the protein MSDQSARGAGHRLVPHVADVILEAWGTTRVACLEEAALGLVESFADIEDIEPTDRIPVSLRAVSDEDVLVLLLEEVIYVIEALGKVPLGVDLAEHADGSVGGFFATIPSERVEAIGALPKGVSRSDLLFERRNGQWRCHVLVDV
- a CDS encoding CBS domain-containing protein, which produces MKIENEAIRTLLRRAPVAVDPQMTLRAVAQILAEESIGAVVVRRERPLGTPHSYTIGVVSERDISHAVARGMDPDTTRAADVMTAELADAEPDETILRVATRMMANEVRHLPVNEGEELIGVISERDVLRALVQALHDQSKV
- a CDS encoding CBS domain-containing protein; the protein is MVGARDPIGGLVRGTPVSIAEKLTLRAVAAVLTEEDIGAALVERIDGSLGIISERDVTRALADDADPDLVWSADIMTEDLVTARASEPVMGVALRLIDEGIRHVAVVDDNSLVGIVSSRDVFRVLAEDLLETW